The DNA segment GGGCCCGCCAGAACCCCTTTCttgaacgcgtgcaccagcatatcttcatctttgctgggcagccTCACTGCCTGAGCCCCAAAACAGCTAAGGTAGTCCCGGAGGGACTCACCTTGGTtctggcgcacgtcgaacaggtcatacGACACCACTGGGGGTGCCCTGTTCACGATATACTGCTCCATGAACAacttcgagaactgctgaaacGAAGTGATGTGGCCATCTGGTAGGCTCATGAACCACTCCAAAGCAATCCCGCTCTGGGTGCTCATGAACAGTTTGCAATACACTACATCTGAGCTCCCagagagcatcatctgggtgtgaaacGCTGTCAGATGCGTCTCCGGGTCCTCCACCCCTGTAAACGAGGCTTTCACCCCCACCAAGTTTGGTGGCACCACTGCACTCATGATCTCGGATGAGAAAGGCATGGGGAAAGTCCTGGGGGGAGACGGTGGCGGCGACACTCCTTGCTCCGCCACCCGCTCCTTCAGCGCTTGCAATGTCTTGCGCAGTTCTTCGTTCACTTGATTCAACTCTTCATTCCTGCCTTGCGATGCAACCAAGTCCTcttgcatcctttcttgctCCATTCTTGATGCAGCCACATCATCTTGCAGCGCTCGCATGATTTCCAAGActtgcgccattgtcacagctccttcttcAGCTGATGGCGCGGGTGAAGTTTGCCTTGTCTTCCTCATTTTCTCAGCAAAGAATCTCAAGAACAAACGAAATCTAGAAGCAAAATGGATGGGATCACAAATTCACACGGCCCCCACGGTGGACGCCAAATGATCTTGCAGGTGATTCGATCGTCGAAGGACTCGCCACGTCAAACCCTGTCTTCCGCAAATACATTCCAAGCACTCCCCAAAGAATTCCAAGCGAACCTGTGAAACACAACAAAcgacgcctctagcggccgattgcactccaacgctcaagttagcCATGcgaaaccaccaaagaactaagtACTAGGAATCTCAGCGAGACTcgtgtgcactctgtgattctctctttctctctgttTGTAAAACTAGTAATTATCAAGAATGAATTTTACCTCCCaccggttgaccagggtcgtctttatgggtggcttgtcctcgcgagctaggacaccttcgttttgcttcgtctgtgagtacctgaaaagaaaaggacaaaggggcgccctcgcagccgtttgcactccgacgatcaagttagctagcgagaaacatcaaagggacacacctccgtatcagaACACCGTGAACGGATGCTCTAAAGGTGGTCAAATAACTGAGTAACTAGTGCTTTCTGCCCTAATTGCCTGTGCGTACAATGGGTGCGTGAgcgaaacaactagggtttttgtgtgtaaaattgtgagaattaggtcaaaactcggatccctGTCTCAAACGCctcaagccccttttaaacACCTCCaacatttaaagcgtcttaaagtgcatttaaagcataaaaaaacattcaactagtttaaaatgtttaaagcatttaaagcgtttaaagtgctttaaagcgttcgaaacgtaaactaaatcaatgcgtaccttagcgaactttcaGGAAAACATTGATGTTCCAGTGATTATTGctacgtgttcttctgacttgatcggtATTCTCTGTTGGGAGCCTTACAGCattgtaacccaacttagggataatccatcgtgcaagtcctcctttctcgaagtgcatctggcgcaagggggtgacttcctgggtgccaactcatgtgccccaacctctagtcactcgccctgggagcaTATCTGCCTTTCTCTCGTAcgatgcacgtggttctcccctgggcgtggccctctcatgggtcgtatctgtcccagggtctcccaagggtggcgtgggtacttcacgagtcaggttaccccctactggtactagaactatggccttgaagccacctttctcttctctttattattgTCCTGAGGTACTGAGGCCTCTCGCGGTGTTgtcccctccacggtctttcctacccatgggtatcggggggtggcaccgtcgacgccttaacctggcgacgcctcatcctggcgacgcctacacctggcggCGCCTCATCCTGGCGACACCTACACCTagcgacgcctcatcctggcgaTGCCTGCACCTGGCGATGCCtgcacctggcgacgccttaagcggtcaacctgttgactttcttcccttgggcccccttgaggggtcccaccatgtgttgactttaactttgactttggtcaacgcccggggacgggacggtacagttattggaattaaaatcattggatttcttgtttccatacctatgtgatgagaatcaaataaaggaggcttttattaatgaaggaagaggacattcgccttcacatttgaagttcttccttctagtcttctcaaaattaaaagaaaacataaaataaagatgaggcccaagcccaaagcccaagcccaagaaggccaaagcccaaaaagcccaagtccatcccatgaggggcaaggccaagcattaaataaaagagcatcatttgaattactcttgtatagttgtaggaggtgtggatattaaataaagaagtgtaaaaatgtaaaataaagtcacattatccatgtgacttaggagagtaggtgtaggtgtagtttttaggaggtgtcatagtagaaaaaggtcacacctcccatgtgacttgtttttggtgggaatttcaaagaatcatctttgttgttgttcttgttgcggtttctcttcaagaatttgctgaactttcttgacagcaaactaaggttttcctcatcactatcatcactggattcttgttttcctttgtgcttggaagcttttaaggctatgctccttatgtgcttgtcttcgctttcttgaacattgagtttattcatctctagctcatgttccctaagcttaccaaacaaagaagccatacttaatgatgttagatctttagattcggaaatagcagttacctttggttgccatgctctatcaagacatttcaagatcttgatgttcagctcttcctttccaaaggtcttgtcaaggctcatgagacgattgatgatgtgagtgaatcttttctgcaccttagcaattgtttcacctttaagcattttgaacatctcatactcttggattagagtatgcttcctagctctctttacctcatttgtaccttcatgagtgaTGATCTTGCAGGTGATTCAAACGTCGAAGGATTCGCCACGTCAAACTCTGTCTTCCGCAAGAACGCTCCAAGCACTCGACAAGAACTCTAAGCAAACCTGCGAAACACAACAAACGGCGTctctagcggccgattgcactccgacgctcaagtcagccttttgcaaaaccaccaaagaactacaAAACTAAGAATCTCAGTGAGACTcgtgtgcactctgtgattctctctctctctgagtGTAAACCAGTAACttgcaagaatgaatcttacctcCCCTACATGAGCGCGGaatgcctttatatactctgttgcgcgcctaagttattcgtgtatgaagtaacttagcgcgtttctttcGCTAGGTGTCTCGTGCAACCTCAGCGTGAGTACCAAGTGTGGCTTGGCTAAGCGCACGCACCAGGCATCACCTACtgtgtgaacgatcacctctgCTTTGTGCCATGCACGTTATGCGCTAAGAGAGCACCAATCACCGGCTGGCTTACTAGCTCTCATAGGCTACTCTCGTGCACGACACTACTAAACGCTTAACTTCTCCTTTCTTTGATACTCTGCCACCCAAGGTTCGTATGAAATGCTTTCACTGGGAAACGTCCTTCATTTCCTGCTTAACTAAGCGTAACACGAAAACCCGATGACCGTGTCTCACACCGGATGACCGATCGGTGCACCATAGCGCCACGCCCTCGGCTTCCAGGTGCTTATATAGGTGCTGATCGCGCATCCTCTGACGACCGATCACCCCCCCGGGTGACTTACTCAATGACTCATCTGTTTCCCTGACCCACGTGTTCCCCTAAGAATGGTCCACGTGGCTATCCTTTGCTGACCtcaccgactaccgatgacTGACCGGATCAagtgacttccaaggtgtcccacatttcttttgatgatttgcattgagagaccctgaaaaactcatcagaatttaaagcagaggttattataattttggcaatgcaatcgaatttggccttcttgctttctgaatcaatccattgagaccaaggcttttcaatgacagatccaactttttcaaactttgggacaaaaggaccattttcaattgcatcccaaattcctttgtcatgagattccataaatattttcattcttactttccaaaactagtagttcaaaccacaaaacagaggtggtctgttgattgaagcaccttccccaaaaggtagtctatcagccattttaaaaacagttttaggatcaacttgaataactttcaagaaccaagctcttgatgccaattgttagaatggatggctttaaactagaggggggtgaattgtttaaaaagggttttcgcaaacttttaagtcaagaatgaaactATCTCAAGAAtcaattgataaggaatccagtttgccaaaacagcaagcaaaaacagcaataccagaaaaacaatcggttgtttcgcagaaacaatcagttgtttataccagcaaacaaaaacaaaactgaattaaaagagattaaggatagagagattgcacacagatgtttatactggttcactctaaacctagagctacatccagttttctCAGAATCCattgaggaaatccactaagcaaccacaccttaatcacttacaccacaaccaagaaagtgaccttgatcccctcaagacacacacttctcttggccaacacaccaacactaagatttctgatcttgatcccctcaagaacacacagcaaatctcaacaaacacacaaacaaaacttgttcaacagagtacaaggattacacttgttacaaaagataatctgaaatcaatacaagctgaatcctattccacacactttgatcaatcacaaactctaagcaatctcagctctttgaaaaagtCAAAATCTCTACTAAAAAAACTTATTACTCAAAtctttttttctgaatttattcaaagatgttgtttgttattgatccgatcggtcatcggtagtcaatgacgtcagcagcagagaaccacgtggaccactcgcagggtgacacgtggaccaggtgacagagagatcagggaggcgatctccaagagcggtgatcggggggtcagtaaccaagtgaccatcgacagatcaggcggcag comes from the Phaseolus vulgaris cultivar G19833 chromosome 8, P. vulgaris v2.0, whole genome shotgun sequence genome and includes:
- the LOC137825127 gene encoding uncharacterized protein; this encodes MAQVLEIMRALQDDVAASRMEQERMQEDLVASQGRNEELNQVNEELRKTLQALKERVAEQGVSPPPSPPRTFPMPFSSEIMSAVVPPNLVGVKASFTGVEDPETHLTAFHTQMMLSGSSDVVYCKLFMSTQSGIALEWFMSLPDGHITSFQQFSKLFMEQYIVNRAPPVVSYDLFDVRQNQGESLRDYLSCFGAQAVRLPSKDEDMLVHAFKKGVLAGPFSESLIRNRPSTFAKIRHRVVAHIVAETAVFEKRGSAIPTKSRAGPSRSQQPMRVHEAKEGKKAQGKPRPYEPRRDQGRGRARESNAPPRFDFVVEFAELIAIPAIAARLRAPEKTDKVLGRKKNVWCEFHQAYGHSLHTCLAHGVGEKWLSERLLAEDAR